Proteins encoded together in one Lathyrus oleraceus cultivar Zhongwan6 chromosome 5, CAAS_Psat_ZW6_1.0, whole genome shotgun sequence window:
- the LOC127084104 gene encoding uncharacterized protein LOC127084104 — MSIENHTQNHPLQVAKRLEKLKATIFTQISKLAIKHGAVNLGQGFPNFDGPDFVKEAAIQAIRDGKNQYAQGYGVPDLSIAIAERFKKDTGLVVDPENQVTVTAGCTEAIAATVLGLINPGDEVILFAPFYDSYIATLSMAGADIKSITLRPPDFAVPIDELKSTISKNTRAILLNTPHNPTGKMFTREELNTIASLCIENDVLVFTDEVYHKLTFDMEHISIASLPEMFERTVTMNSLGKTFSLTGWKVGWAIAPEHLSWGMRQAHTFLNFTIATPLQCGAVAALRAPDSYYADLKRDYIAKKTILVEGLKSVGFKVFPSSGTFFVLADHTPFGFENDVAFCEYLIKEIGVAAIPCSVFYLNQEEGKNLVRFTFCKDEETLKAAIARMKERLRK, encoded by the exons ATGTCCATTGAGAATCACACTCAAAACCATCCTTTGCAG GTTGCAAAGCGGTTAGAGAAGTTGAAAGCAACAATTTTCACCCAAATCAGTAAGCTTGCCATCAAACATGGAGCTGTTAATCTAGGTCAGGGTTTTCCCAATTTCGATGGTCCGGATTTTGTAAAGGAAGCAGCAATTCAGGCAATCAGGGATGGGAAAAATCAGTATGCACAGGGTTATGGAGTTCCAGACCTCAGCATTGCCATTGCTGAGAGGTTTAAGAAAGATACTGGACTAGTAGTAGACCCTGAAAATCAAGTTACTGTTACAGCGGGTTGCACAGAAGCAATTGCTGCAACTGTATTAGGATTAATAAATCCTGGTGATGAGGTTATTCTGTTTGCTCCGTTTTATGATTCTTATATTGCCACTTTATCCATGGCTGGCGCGGATATAAAAAGCATAACGCTGCGCCCTCCAGATTTCGCTGTCCCGATTGATGAGTTGAAGTCGACAATCTCAAAGAACACTCGTGCAATTCTTTTAAATACCCCTCACAATCCTACAGGGAAGATGTTCACTAGAGAGGAGCTCAATACCATTGCATCTCTATGCATTGAGAATGATGTCTTGGTTTTCACCGATGAAGTTTATCATAAGTTGACATTTGATATGGAACACATTTCAATTGCTTCTTTGCCCGAAATGTTTGAGCGGACTGTGACGATGAACTCGTTAGGGAAGACATTCTCCTTGACAGGATGGAAGGTTGGATGGGCCATAGCACCGGAACACTTATCATGGGGAATGCGACAAGCTCACACGTTCCTCAATTTCACAATTGCAACTCCTTTGCAGTGTGGTGCAGTGGCAGCTCTTCGAGCACCAGACTCTTACTATGCGGATCTAAAGAGGGATTATATAGCAAAGAAAACTATTTTGGTGGAAGGTTTGAAGAGTGTTGGATTCAAGGTTTTCCCATCCAGTGGAACCTTCTTTGTGCTTGCAGATCACACCCcttttggatttgaaaatgaTGTTGCATTTTGTGAATATCTAATTAAGGAGATTGGGGTGGCGGCAATACCTTGCAGTGTGTTTTACTTGAATCAAGAAGAGGGGAAGAATTTAGTCAGATTCACTTTCTGCAAGGACGAGGAAACTCTTAAGGCCGCCATCGCGAGGATGAAGGAGAGGCTTAGAAAATAA